A part of Chanodichthys erythropterus isolate Z2021 chromosome 4, ASM2448905v1, whole genome shotgun sequence genomic DNA contains:
- the pbk gene encoding lymphokine-activated killer T-cell-originated protein kinase homolog: MEANKESPSAFKTPCKPAKVKSPVSACGTPVTIPASPFMKKLGCGTGVNVYLMNRMGKQTHSPWAIKKINSKCAKSQMTVYQKRLSEEAKILKDLHHPNIVGFRAFTTAKDGSKCLAMEYGGEQSLNDLIEKRREEGLQAFPVATIEKVALHVARGLQYLHNEKKLLHGDMKSCNVVINGDFDSIKICDVGVSLPLDENMQVSDPKAHYIGTEPWKPKEALEDGIITDKADIFAYGLTLWEMMTLSVPHLEMLDTEGDDDNDDDDSFDEDDFDEDAYYERLGTRPPLDAATLGGSYQRMVELFCLCTDEDPQKRPSAAHIVQVLESNNQLCDKNSEVILID; the protein is encoded by the exons ATGGAGGCCAACAAAGAATCACCTAGTGCCTTTAAGACGCCTTGCAAGCCTGCAAAAGTGAAAAGTCCAG TCAGTGCATGTGGAACCCCAGTCACCATTCCTGCCTCTCCCTTCATGAAGAAGCTCGGCTGTGGGACTGGAGTCAATGTCTATCTCATGAACAG GATGGGCAAGCAGACTCATTCACCATGGGCCATTAAGAAGATCAACAGCAAGTGTGCAAAAAGTCAAATGACTGTTTATCAGAAGCGTCTGTCTGAGGAGGCAAAGATCTTGAAAGACCTGCACCACCCTAATATTGTTg GCTTCAGAGCTTTTACCACAGCAAAGGACGGCTCTAAGTGTTTAGCGATGGAGTACGGTGGAGAGCAATCTCTGAATGACCTCATTGAGAAAAGGAGAGAAGAGGGTCTACAAGCATTTCCAGTGGCCACTATTGAAAAAGTGGCTCTTCACGTTGCACGTGGTTTACAG tACCTGCATAATGAGAAAAAGCTTTTGCATGGAGACATGAAATCATGCAATGTTGTCATCAATGGTGACTTTGATAGCATCAAAATCTGTGATGTTGGTGTGTCACTGCCACTGGATGAAAACATGCAGG TGAGCGATCCAAAGGCCCACTACATTGGGACGGAGCCGTGGAAGCCCAAGGAAGCCTTGGAGGATGGGATTATCACAGACAAAGCTGATATATTTGCGTATGGACTCACGCTGTGGGAGATGATGACACTTTCTGTTCCTCACCTGGAGATGCTGGACACTGAgggtgatgatgataatgatgatg ATGACTCCTTCGATGAGGATGATTTTGATGAAGATGCATATTATGAGAGGCTGGGAACTCGACCACCTTTGGACGCAGCCACTCTTGGAGGGTCTTACCAGAGGATGGTGGAGCTCTTCTGTCTCTGTACAGATGAAGACCCTCAAAAAAGACCCTCTGCAGCTCACATTGTTCAGGTGCTGGAATCCAACAACCAGCTTTGTGACAAAAACAGTGAGGTCATTCTAATTGATTAA
- the slc35d3 gene encoding solute carrier family 35 member D3 codes for MEVCKGRLLGISVAVAHGFFSGSLNILLKILITTYSFTYLTLIQFLTSSTAALTLEVLRRLGKIDIPPFSLQLVKVFASVCILSTLQSTLTLWSLRGLSLPMYVVFKRCLPLVTLGIGVCVLKNGMPSPGVITAVLITTGGAALAGAGDLTGDPFGYVTGILAVIVHASYLVLIQKVSADSDYGPLTAQYTIAVVASPVLFICSIVSMDAIEMWTYEGWKNPYITGIFCICILIGCAMNFTTLHCTYINSAVTTSFVGVVKSIATITVGMLAFSDVMPTRLFVAGVVVNTVGSVTYCAVKYHEAKKKLTYQDMDESTKNEELPGEPYVEPAKPDGDTETVPNDLENVPNGSLMASADGYEQGPIRENKVAESIELERPGIPSEDPTRQSLSDSYVGVWRSIRTLKFLKKDPLLDNMEVQSP; via the exons ATGGAAGTTTGCAAAGGACGTTTGCTGGGCATTTCGGTGGCCGTTGCTCATGGATTCTTTTCGGGGTCgctaaatattttgttaaaaatccTCATTACGACCTACAGCTTCACGTATCTGACTTTAATTCAGTTTCTGACCAGCAGCACTGCGGCTCTCACATTAGAGGTGCTGAGGAGACTGGGCAAAATAGATATACCACCCTTCAGCCTCCAGTTAGTGAAAGTTTTTGCGAGTGTCTGTATTTTGTCAACTTTACAGTCCACGTTAACCCTCTGGTCTCTCAGGGGACTGAGTTTACCCATGTATGTTGTGTTTAAGCGATGCTTGCCTTTGGTAACGTTAGGGATTGGGGTGTGTGTGCTGAAGAATGGGATGCCATCACCTGGGGTGATAACAGCAGTTCTCATCACCACTGGAGGAGCAGCACTGGCTG GTGCTGGAGATCTAACAGGTGACCCTTTTGGCTACGTGACTGGCATTTTAGCTGTGATTGTCCACGCCTCCTATTTGGTACTCATCCAAAAAGTGAGTGCAGACAGTGATTATGGGCCACTCACAGCCCAGTACACCATTGCAGTGGTGGCTTCTCCTGTTCTCTTCATCTGCTCCATTGTAAGCATGGATGCCATTGAGATGTGGACATATGAAGGTTGGAAGAACCCGTATATCACAGGAATCTTCTGTATCTGCATCCTCATTGGCTGTGCGATGAACTTTACCACACTGCACTGCACCTATATCAACTCGGCCGTCACCACCAGTTTTGTGGGGGTGGTCAAGAGTATAGCTACTATCACTGTGGGCATGCTGGCATTCAGTGACGTGATGCCAACCAGACTGTTCGTGGCAGGCGTGGTAGTTAACACTGTCGGCTCCGTCACCTACTGTGCGGTGAAGTATCACGAAGCCAAAAAGAAGCTGACCTACCAGGATATGGATGAGTCCACTAAAAATGAAGAACTTCCAGGAGAACCTTATGTGGAACCAGCCAAGCCTGATGGAGATACGGAAACTGTTCCAAATGATCTGGAGAACGTTCCCAATGGCAGCCTGATGGCATCAGCTGATGGCTATGAGCAGGGTCCCATTCGTGAGAATAAAGTGGCAGAGTCCATAGAATTAGAAAGACCAGGGATCCCATCTGAGGATCCTACGAGACAATCTCTGAGCGACAGTTATGTAGGGGTCTGGAGATCCATTCGTACCCTAAAGTTCCTTAAGAAAGACCCTTTACTTGATAATATGGAGGTCCAAAGTCCTTGA